The following proteins come from a genomic window of Sorghum bicolor cultivar BTx623 chromosome 3, Sorghum_bicolor_NCBIv3, whole genome shotgun sequence:
- the LOC8074145 gene encoding protein NETWORKED 2B, whose translation MLQRAASNAYSWWWASHIRTKQSKWLDNHLQDMEHRVKCMLLLLGEEADSFSKRAEMYYKRRPEVITQVEEVYRAYRALADRYDIMSGELHKANHTIATAFPDQVQYAMLEEEDDNIPKAFTPVDPRKIHKSTVDGLMKKKKGEHPGSKVGGAKNSTSAPINKENAREEISRLQKAILAMQTEKEFIKSSYESGMAKYWDLEKEINDMQVQVCHFQDKFDESVVIEDDEARALMTATALKSCEDTIVKLQEQRKASAGQAVGESERVKVFRDKLQAIMNKHGKSLPDFLDSSEKNTRKNHGAEMENVCHVKQGAIDMESIIDKIKEHFEKECNISMAEVTERIDEIVNKVVDLDLMVSSQTSQIDRLCQENNELENSLQSLEDENTELDSGSSELIEKLRQAEEGLVRAQALESSFHKDESTIRSNFIEAISRFHDLSELLLSPVCEDHTDHSASAAHTSHEGAQVESIEPSSNECCDMEKVGLQIAEAHAGNAGPASGVGKLDDPNDALVAANDESSGSTKRSDEQQLDVGQNKISRERVSLVRLRHISSDNLGGCDEQEEMSKEGLLSSANAVTDMMKLQERLTDSLDDKEKVLLGDYTSLLEDYKDAKRKLAEMEKKNQDCLNEIRKLREEITSSAGDGGGGSEGSCKRSSSSFSRRGHRRTPSYSSIHQRRPSVSSISRLIRMGSAIQEGTGGEPAAGSGKRESDAAAEQGGISLEDLRLPPIAEAENASPLEEKFRRDIDTLLDENLEFWMKFSSSLQRVQEFQNKYDSLQRKLQLINNEDGKQDGATEKQLRAFKTELQVWSEQNAMLRGELQCRFTSLCDIQEEITAALDTEAEAEAEAEEAQFTSYQAAKFQGEVLNMQQENNRVSDELQAGLDHIKGLQAEVEQALAKLHRSVSLPPQPAGAGAGAEDDDDSSSPAHGGSNLGHVPSNKSKAVPLQSFLFPAKPKKPSLLARVTPVLPKQPVDMKFLAKLPR comes from the exons ATGCTGCAGCGAGCAGCGAGTAATGCATATTCATGGTGGTGGGCAAGCCACATCCGCACCAAACAGTCAAAATGGCTCGACAACCACCTCCAAG ATATGGAACACAGGGTCAAGTGCATGCTCTTGCTCCTTGGGGAGGAGGCGGATTCCTTTTCAAAGAGGGCAGAGATGTACTACAAGAGGCGACCTGAGGTGATCACTCAGGTGGAAGAAGTATATCGGGCATACAGGGCTCTGGCTGACCGGTATGACATCATGTCAGGGGAGCTACACAAAGCAAATCACACCATTGCCACAGCCTTTCCTGACCAGGTCCAGTATGCAATGCTGGAAGAGGAGGATGATAACATCCCAAAGGCGTTCACCCCAGTTGATCCACGCAAAATCCACAAGTCAACTGTTGATGgattgatgaagaagaagaaaggagaGCATCCTGGGTCAAAGGTTGGAGGAGCAAAGAATAGTACCTCAGCTCCAATCAATAAGGAAAATGCACGGGAAGAGATCAGCAGGCTACAGAAAGCCATATTGGCCATGCAGACTGAGAAAGAATTTATCAAAAGCTCCTATGAGAGCGGCATGGCAAAGTACTGGGATCTTGAGAAGGAAATCAATGACATGCAGGTACAAGTTTGTCACTTTCAAGATAAGTTTGATGAAAGCGTGGTGATTgaagatgatgaagccagagccTTGATGACAGCAACTGCCCTCAAGTCCTGTGAAGACACTATTGTCAAACTGCAAGAACAGCGGAAGGCATCTGCGGGGCAAGCAGTGGGAGAATCAGAAAGAGTCAAGGTTTTTAGAGACAAGCTCCAGGCTATAATGAACAAGCATGGCAAATCTCTACCGGATTTTCTGGATTCTTCCGAGAAAAACACTCGAAAGAACCATGGTGCGGAAATGGAGAATGTGTGCCATGTCAAACAAGGTGcaatagacatggagtctataATTGACAAGATCAAggaacactttgagaaggagtgCAACATCTCCATGGCAGAAGTTACAGAGAGGATTGATGAAATTGTCAACAAAGTTGTTGACTTAGACCTCATGGTTTCATCACAAACCTCCCAGATTGATCGACTTTGTCAAGAAAACAATGAGCTGGAGAATTCCCTGCAAAGCCTGGAGGACGAGAATACTGAGCTGGACAGTGGATCAAGTGAATTGATCGAGAAGCTTAGGCAGGCAGAAGAGGGGCTTGTCAGAGCTCAGGCTCTCGAAAGCTCATTCCACAAAGATGAAAGCACAATCCGTTCCAATTTCATAGAAGCAATAAGCAGATTCCATGATTTATCAGAGTTGTTGCTATCACCGGTTTGCGAGGACCACACTGATCATTCTGCATCTGCTGCACACACGTCCCATGAAGGAGCACAAGTTGAGTCTATAGAGCCATCATCAAATGAGTGCTGTGACATGGAGAAGGTGGGGCTTCAAATTGCTGAAGCCCACGCCGGCAATGCTGGGCCAGCGTCTGGTGTTGGCAAGTTGGATGATCCTAATGATGCACTTGTGGCAGCCAATGATGAATCATCAGGTAGCACCAAACGCAGTGATGAGCAACAATTAGACGTTGGTCAGAACAAAATTTCACGTGAGAGGGTTTCATTGGTACGGCTTCGTCATATTTCTTCAGATAACCTTGGAGGTTGCGATGAGCAGGAAGAGATGAGCAAGGAAGGTTTATTGTCTTCTGCTAATGCCGTTACTGACATGATGAAGCTGCAGGAGAGGCTCACAGATAGTCTAGACGATAAGGAGAAGGTCCTCTTAGGTGATTACACCTCACTCCTGGAGGACTACAAGGACGCAAAGAGGAAGCTTGCAGAAATGGAGAAAAAGAACCAGGATTGCCTGAATGAAATCCGGAAACTCCGTGAAGAAATCACAAGCTCTGCAGGGGACGGAGGAGGCGGCAGTGAAGGTTCATGCAAGAGGAGCTCTAGTAGCTTCTCTCGCCGGGGTCACAGGAGGACCCCGAGCTATTCGTCTATCCATCAGAGGAGACCAAGCGTTTCGTCCATTTCAAGGTTGATAAGGATGGGCTCGGCCATCCAAGAAGGTACCGGTGGTGAACCAGCAGCAGGGAGCGGCAAGCGGGAAAGTGATGCCGCTGCTGAGCAAGGAGGCATTAGCCTGGAGGACCTGAGGCTGCCGCCTATCGCCGAGGCAGAGAATGCCTCGCCTCTTGAAGAGAAGTTCAGGAGGGACATTGACACGCTCTTGGATGAGAACCTCGAGTTCTGGATGAAATTCAGCTCGTCGTTGCAGCGGGTGCAGGAGTTCCAGAACAAGTACGACAGCCTGCAGAGGAAGCTGCAGCTGATAAACAACGAAGACGGCAAGCAGGACGGGGCGACGGAGAAGCAGCTGAGGGCCTTCAAGACGGAGCTGCAGGTGTGGTCGGAGCAGAACGCGATGCTACGAGGGGAGCTACAGTGCAGGTTCACGTCTCTGTGCGACATACAGGAGGAGATCACGGCGGCGCTAGACACAGAGgcagaggcggaggcggaggcggaggaggcTCAGTTCACGTCGTACCAGGCCGCCAAGTTCCAGGGGGAGGTCCTCAACATGCAGCAGGAGAACAACAGGGTGTCAGACGAGCTGCAGGCGGGACTGGACCACATCAAGGGTCTCCAGGCGGAGGTGGAGCAGGCGCTGGCCAAGCTGCATAGGAGCGTCAGCCTGCCGCCCCAGCCAGCAGGGGCAGGGGCCGGagccgaggacgacgacgactccAGCTCGCCTGCCCATGGTGGCAGCAACCTGGGGCACGTGCCGTCCAACAAGTCTAAGGCGGTGCCATTGCAGTCGTTCCTCTTCCCGGCCAAGCCCAAGAAGCCGTCTCTGCTGGCCCGTGTCACGCCGGTGCTCCCGAAGCAACCGGTGGATATGAAGTTTCTTGCCAAGTTGCCAAGGTAG
- the LOC8074147 gene encoding probable LRR receptor-like serine/threonine-protein kinase At1g67720, whose product MASSSSSRCRCRPLLLLNLSYSSCYGCCFLLVLVTAAAVFFTASDAQVPGFVSIDCGGSANYTDELGLQWTGDAGWFPFGQTATISVPSEKRAQYSTVRYFPPSSSPATTSTNNNNKHCYTLRVRTRTRYLVRATFLYGNFDSSNVFPEFDLYLGASHWSTIVIYDDAKVVTREAVVLAADPALSVCLSSAATTGQPFISTLELRQLNGSLYYTDYEADAFLALSARINFGAPTADPVRYPDDPYDRIWESDMVRRANYLVDVAAGTVNVSTDKPVFVASSERPPQKVMQTAVVGSLGELTYRLDLPGFPGNGWAFSYLAEIEEFVVPETRKFKLYIPGLPDVSKPTVDIGENAPGKYRLYEPGFFNISLPFVLSFAFRKTNDSSKGPILNAFEIYKYINIDLGSPDAPVMASLASRYPLADWAMEGGDPCLPSPWSWVKCTSEAQPRVVSINLSGNNLTGNIPPEVAALPCLAEIGLANNMLTGPIPDLSGSSNLSIIHLENNQLTGNVPSYFGSLPKLSELYLQNNKLSGSIPRALLSRSIIFNYSGNIYLGIGKQEKKHVIIIISALLGASLLLAAALCCYMLTRKAMNRDSSSTTEGGPHDDDVVAEKVLPAEQDKKLQKYPSTQLQSSARIATETAHPYRLCELEAATKKFASRIGSGGFGIVYYGKLSDGKEIAVKVPSNDSYQGKKQFSNEVALLSRIHHRNLVAFLGYCHEDGRNILVYEFMHNGTLKEQLHGRDKHISWIKRLEIAEDAAKGIEYLHTGCTPSIIHRDIKTSNILLDKHMRAKVSDFGLSKLVAAEGKESHASTNVRGTLGYLDPQYYISQQLTEKSDMYSFGIILLELISGRPPISTIAFGDHFRNIGPWAKFYYESGDIEAIIDPSVSMAGEYQDVQSVWKIAEAAVRCIDVEPRKRPCMPEVVKEIQDAMALERAAAAETTNSNRGLGCPFSPAAASVRSGGTMRSHDMVMDNLLLMDDDESTSFSGSAVSKLKYPELR is encoded by the exons ATGGCATCATCATCAAGcagccggtgccggtgccggcctcttcttcttctcaatCTCTCCTATTCTTCCTGCTACGGCTGCTGCTTCCTCTTGGTCCtcgtcaccgccgccgccgtcttctTCACCGCCTCCGATGCTCAGGTGCCGG GCTTCGTCAGCATCGACTGCGGCGGCTCCGCCAACTACACGGACGAGCTGGGCCTGCAGTGGACGGGCGACGCCGGGTGGTTCCCCTTCGGGCAGACGGCCACCATCTCCGTGCCCTCCGAGAAGCGCGCGCAGTACTCCACGGTGCGCTACTTCCCACCATCGTCGTCGCCGGCCACCACCAGCACCAATAATAATAACAAGCACTGCTACACGCTGCGCGTCCGCACCCGCACCCGCTACCTCGTCCGCGCCACCTTCCTCTACGGCAACTTCGACAGCAGCAACGTGTTCCCGGAGTTCGACCTCTACCTGGGCGCCTCCCACTGGTCCACCATCGTCATCTACGACGACGCCAAGGTCGTCACCAGGGAGGCCGTCGTCCTCGCCGCCGACCCCGCCCTCAGCGTCTGCCTCTCCAGCGCCGCCACCACGGGTCAGCCCTTCATCTCCACGCTGGAGCTCCGCCAGCTCAACGGCTCCCTCTACTACACCGACTACGAGGCCGACGCCTTCCTCGCCCTCTCCGCCAGGATCAACTTCGGCGCGCCCACCGCCGACCCCGTCAGGTACCCGGACGACCCCTACGACAGGATCTGGGAGTCCGACATGGTGAGGAGGGCCAACTACCTGGTGGACGTGGCCGCCGGCACCGTCAACGTCTCCACCGACAAGCCCGTCTTCGTCGCCTCCAGCGAGAGGCCCCCGCAGAAGGTGATGCAGACGGCGGTCGTCGGCTCCCTCGGCGAGCTCACCTATCGCCTCGACCTCCCAGGCTTCCCGGGCAACGGATGGGCCTTCTCCTACTTGGCCGAGATCGAGGAGTTCGTCGTCCCCGAGACGCGAAAGTTCAAGCTCTACATCCCGGGCCTGCCGGACGTCAGCAAGCCCACGGTGGACATCGGCGAGAACGCGCCGGGAAAGTACCGCCTCTACGAGCcaggcttcttcaacatctcgcTGCCCTTCGTCCTCTCCTTCGCCTTCAGGAAGACAAACGATTCATCCAAGGGGCCTATTCTCAACGCCTTCGAGATATACAAGTACATAAACATCGATCTCGGATCCCCAGATG CACCTGTGATGGCAAGCCTGGCGTCGCGTTACCCGCTCGCTGATTGGGCAATGGAAGGCGGCGATCCCTGCCTACCTTCACCCTGGTCTTGGGTCAAATGCACTTCAGAAGCGCAACCAAGAGTCGTTTCCAT AAATCTTTCAGGAAACAACTTGACAGGGAACATACCACCCGAAGTAGCGGCTTTGCCATGCTTAGCGGAGAT CGGACTTGCTAATAACATGTTGACGGGCCCAATTCCTGATCTCAGTGGCTCCTCCAACCTATCCATCAT TCATCTCGAGAACAACCAACTGACTGGAAATGTTCCTTCATACTTTGGTAGCTTGCCAAAACTGAGCGAGCT GTACCTTCAAAACAACAAGCTGTCTGGATCCATTCCCAGGGCTCTGCTAAGTCGAAGCATTATTTTCAA CTACTCTGGGAACATATATCTTGGAATAGGGAAGCAAGAGAAGAAGCATGTAATCATCATTATATCTGCTCTGCTTGGAGCATCCTTGTTACTTGCAGCTGCCCTATGTTGCTACATGCTGACACGCAAAGCCATGAACAGGGACTCTTCATCCACAACAGAAG GAGGTCCacatgacgacgatgtcgttgcAGAGAAGGTGCTGCCTGCAGAGCAGGACAAGAAGTTGCAGAAATATCCAAGCACGCAGTTGCAGTCGAGCGCAAGAATCGCCACCGAGACGGCTCATCCCTACAGACTGTGTGAGCTTGAAGCAGCGACCAAGAAGTTTGCGAGCAGGATCGGTTCGGGGGGGTTCGGGATAGTGTACTACGGGAAGCTGAGTGATGGAAAGGAGATTGCTGTGAAGGTGCCTAGCAACGATTCGTACCAGGGGAAGAAGCAGTTCTCAAACGAGGTGGCTTTGCTCTCGAGGATACACCACAGGAACCTAGTGGCGTTTCTAGGCTATTGCCATGAGGATGGGAGAAACATTCTGGTGTACGAGTTCATGCACAATGGAACGCTCAAAGAGCAGCTGCATG GGCGCGACAAGCACATTAGTTGGATCAAGCGGCTTGAGATTGCCGAGGATGCTGCGAAAGGGATCGAGTATCTCCACACTGGATGCACGCCATCGATCATCCACAGAGACATCAAGACGAGCAACATCCTTCTGGACAAGCATATGAGAGCCAAGGTGTCCGACTTTGGGCTCTCCAAGTTGGTGGCAGCGGAGGGGAAGGAGTCTCACGCGTCAACCaacgtgagagggacactgggCTACCTGGACCCGCA GTACTACATCTCTCAGCAGCTGACTGAGAAGAGCGACATGTACAGCTTCGGCATCATCCTGCTGGAGCTCATCTCCGGCCGCCCTCCCATCTCCACCATCGCCTTCGGAGACCACTTCCGCAACATCGGGCCGTGGGCCAAGTTCTACTACGAGAGCGGTGACATCGAGGCCATCATCGACCCCTCCGTCTCCATGGCAGGCGAGTACCAGGACGTGCAGTCCGTCTGGAAGATCGCCGAGGCTGCAGTGCGGTGCATCGATGTGGAGCCCCGGAAGCGGCCCTGCATGCCTGAGGTGGTCAAAGAGATCCAGGACGCCATGGCGCTAGAGCGGGCGGCGGCTGCAGAGACGACCAACAGCAACAGGGGGCTCGGCTGCCCCTTCTCCCCCGCGGCGGCGAGCGTCAGGTCCGGCGGGACCATGAGGTCGCACGACATGGTCATGGACAACCTGCTGCTCATGGACGACGACGAGTCCACCTCCTTCTCCGGCTCCGCCGTCAGCAAGCTCAAGTACCCGGAGCTGCGATAG
- the LOC8074146 gene encoding GATA transcription factor 15, with product MEVEMEVEMGTDPNPNPNPNPNTSPSAADDAATASGEAKACADCHTTKTPLWRGGPEGPKSLCNACGIRYRKRRRQALGLDAAAADSQQDQQQPKKKATADPQQQDQHHLRKKAADPQQQDQHHLRKKAAAAATTDPQQQDRKKAAAASSTNKKDKDKEDNKKKKDQQVTVELRVVGFGKEVMLKQRRRMRRKKCMSEEERAAVLLMALSSGVIYAS from the exons ATGGAGGTGGAGATGGAGGTGGAGATGGGGACGGATCCCAATCCCAATCCCAATCCCAATCCTAACACTTCCCCCTCGGCCGCCGACGACGCCGCCACCGCCTCAGGCGAGGCCAAGGCCTGCGCCGACTGCCACACCACCAAGACGCCGCTCTGGCGCGGAGGACCCGAGGGACCCAAG TCGCTCTGCAACGCCTGCGGCATCCGCTACCGCAAGAGGAGGAGGCAGGCGCTCGGTCTCGACGCCGCGGCCGCCGACTCACAGCAAGATCAGCAGCAGCCGAAGAAGAAGGCCACCGCCGATCCGCAGCAGCAGGATCAGCATCACCTGAGAAAGAAGGCCGCCGATCCACAGCAGCAGGATCAGCATCACCTGAGAAAGAAGGCAGCTGCCGCTGCCACCACCGATCCACAGCAGCAGGATAGAAAGAAGGCCGCTGCCGCCAGCAGCACCAACAAGAAAGACAAAGATAAGGAggacaacaagaagaagaaggatcagcaAGTCACCGTGGAGCTCCGCGTGGTGGGGTTCGGCAAGGAGGTGATGCTCAAGCAGCGCCGCCGGATGCGCCGCAAGAAGTGCATGAGCGAGGAGGAGAGGGCCGCCGTCCTCCTTATGGCGCTCTCATCGGGCGTCATCTACGCCTCATGA